The genomic segment GCGCCGCCGCGCGCGGGGGTTGAAAGCCGTCAGCACGACCACCCAGTTTGTCGTCGGCGCGACCGGCGAGACCGACCGCGAGATCGTCGGCACGGTCGGGCGGCTGGCGCGCGAGGCGCGCCTCAGCCGCGCGTATTATTCGGCGTTTCACCCGGTGGCCGACACGCCGCTGGACGGGCTGCCGGCTGAAGACCCGCGCCGCGAGCACCGGCTCTACCAGGCCGACTTCCTCATGCGCCAGTACGGCTTTGCAGCCGGCGAGCTTGAGTTCGATGAGGCCGGCAACCTGCCGCGCCACACCGACCCCAAGCTCATGCACGCACTGCGCCACCCGGAGCGCTTCCCGCTGGAGATCAACCGGGCGACGCGCGACGAACTCCTGCGCGTGCCGGGCATCGGCCCGCTCTCCGCCGACCGCATCCTGCAACTGCGCCGCGCCGGCGCACTGCGCGATATCCGCGCGCTCGAGCGCATCGGCATGGCCACGCGCCGCGCGGCGCCGTTCATCCTCCTCAACGGCCGCCGCCCCACCCAACAGTTGCCGCTGTTCTAGCGCATAAGAAGACCCAACACAAAGACACGGAGACACAAAGAAAACACCGATATTCCTTTGTGCCTCTGTGTCTGCGTGTTGATATCTTTCGGAATGGGCATTTCAAGGGACGCAACGCCAATCCTTTGCCAAATCGCCGCAATTCGATTATGATTGCCGCGATGAAGAACCCATCGCGCCTGCGCGTGCTGGTGACGGTGGCTGCCGGATTTGCCGGCTCGCATCTCACAGAGAAGCTGCTGGCTGACCGCGATGTCGAGGTCTGGGGCACCTATCATCACGCGAAGCCCGCACCTGATGCAGCGCCCGGCCTGCACTCCGTCGAGTGTGACGTGCGCGACGGCGCTGTCGTGCGCGCCCTGCTGGCCGACCTGCGCCCGAACTGGATCTTTCACATGGCCGGACAGTCCGATGTGGGCGGCTCATGGGCCATGGCCTGGCAGACGATCGAAGCCAACGTGCGCGGCCAGCTCAATATCTTTGAAGCGATGGTGCAGGCGTCGCTCGACGCGAAGGTTCTGGTCGTCGGCTCCAATAACGAGTATGGAATGGTCGGACCGGACGATCTGCCGATTGACGAGGATACGCCGCTCCGGCCGGATACACCCTACGGCGTCAGCAAGGTCGCCCAGGACCTGCTCGGATTGCAGTTCTACCTGAGTCACCGCCTGCACGCGGTACGGGTGCGCTCCTTCAACTACATTGGGCCGCGCCAGAGCTCGAAGTTCGTGACGGCGGCCTTCGCCCGCCAGATTGCCGAAATCGAAGCGGGCCTGCGCGATCCGGTCATCCATGTCGGCAACCTGTCGGCGGAGCGCGACTTCACGGATGTGCGCGATATGGTGCGCGCTTACCGGCTGGCGCTCGAGCGCGGGCTCGACGGCGAAGTGTACAATGTCGGATCGGGACGCTCCGTGCCGATCCAGCGCCTGCTGGATATCCTGCTCGGCCAGGCGCGTCGCGCGATCGCCGTGCGGCCCGACCCGGCGCGCATGCGCCCCTCCGATGTGCCGCGCTCGGTGGCCGACGTCTCGCGCTTCCGGCAGGCGACCGGCTGGGAACCGCGCATTCCGCTTGAACAGACGCTGCACGATATTCTGGAATACTGGAGAGCCTATGTCACGCCGGTGCGGGCAGCCGATAGCCGCCTGCCGGTGACACGCTAGCACGCATGAACAAGACTGCTTTGATCACGGGCATCACCGGCCAGGACGGATCGTACCTCGCCGACCTGTTGCTCCAGAAAAACTATCACGTCATCGGCATGGTGCGCCGCACCAGCACGATCAACTTCGATCGCATCAAGCACATCCAGAACCAGCTTGAACTGGTGCAGGGCGACCTGCTTGATCAATCGTCGCTGATGGAAATCCTGCGCGAATTCCAGCCGCAGGAGGTCTACAACCTGGCGGCGCAGTCGTTCGTGCCGACCTCCTGGAAGCAGCCGGTGCTGACCGGCGAGTTCACCGCGCTCGGCGTGACGCGCATTCTGGAAGCGGTCCGCGCCGTCAACCCCGGCCTCCGCTTCTACCAGGCGTCGTCGTCGGAAATGTTCGGCAAGGTGCAGGAGGTGCCACAGGTCGAGACGACGTCGTTCTACCCGCGCAGCCCGTATGGCGTGGCCAAGGTGTACGGTCACTGGATCACGGTCAACTACCGCGAATCGTACGGCCTGCACGCCTCATCGGGCATACTTTTTAACCATGAGAGTCCCCGTCGCGGGCTGGAGTTCGTCACGCACAAGATCACGCACGCCGTAGCGCGCATCAAGCTCGGCCTGCAGAAAGACCTGCACCTCGGCAACCTGGAAGCGCGGCGCGACTGGGGCTTCGCCGGCGACTACGTCGAGGCGATGTGGCTGATGCTCCAGCAGGCTGAGCCCGACGATTACGTCATCGCCACCGGCGAGACGCACTCCGTCCGCGAGTTCGCCGAGATCGCGTTCAACCATGTCGGCCACGACTACCGCGACCACGTGGTAGTGGATCAGAAGTTCTTCCGCCCGGCCGAAGTGGACCTGCTGGTCGGCAATCCCGCCAAGGCGCATGCGAAGCTCGGCTGGGAACCGCAGGTCAATTTCAAGGAACTGGTTCAGATGATGGTGGAGGCCGATCTGGACGCGCTGAAGAACGGCAGAGAGGTCTAGCGAATGGGCACGAAGATCCTGTTCGGCACCGACGGCTGGCGCGGCGTCATCGCCGACGACTATACCTTCGAGAACGTGCGCCGCTGCGCGCAGGGTTTCGCCTCGTACCTGCTGTCGCTCGGCAATGCGGGCGCGTGGGTGGTCGTCGGGCACGACAAGCGCTTCGCGTCGGAGCATTTCGCGGCGGCCTGCGCCGAGGTGCTGGCCGGTAACGGCCTGCATGTCTGGCTGACCGACGGTGCGACGCCGACGCCGGTGATCGCCTACGCCGTGCTGGACAAGCAGGCGGCCGGCGCGATCAATATCACCGCCTCGCACAACCCGCCCGCCGACAACGGCTTCAAGGTGCGCGACCATCGCGGCGGCGCGATCGACCCCGACGGCCTCAAGCGCATCGAGGCGCTCATCCCGGACGATACGAGCGCGGTGAAGCGCGTGGCGTATGCCGACGCGGAAGCGCAAGGCCTCGCGCGCAAATTCGACGCGTCGGTCGCGTACATCACGCACCTGAAAGACCTGATCGACCTGGAGCCGATCAAGCAGGCCGGCCTCAAGATCGTGGTGGACGCGATGTGGGGCAACGGCGCCGGCTGGTTTCCGCGCCTGATCGGCGGCGGGCGCACGCAGATCATCGAAATCCACAATACGCGCAACCCATCATTCCCGGAGATGAAGCGCCCGGAGCCGATCCAGCCGAACGTGGATGTCGGCCTGGCGACGACCAAGGCGAACAACGCCGATGTGTGCATCATCACCGACGGCGACGCCGACCGGCTGGGCGTCGGCGACGAGCACGGCGCGTTCATCAACCAGTTGCGCGTCTACGGCTTGCTGGCGCTCTACCTGCTGGAAGCGCGCGGCCAGCGCGGCGCGATCGTCAAAACGCTCAGCACAACCTCGATGCTCGACAAGCTCGGCGCGCTGTACGGCGTGCCGGTGCACACTACGGGCGTCGGCTTCAAATATGTCGCGCCGAAGATGCTGGAGACCGATGCGCTGATTGGCGGCGAGGAATCGGGCGGCTATGCGTTCCGCGGGCACTGCCCGGAGCGTGATGGCATCCTGGCCGGTCTGTATATCCTCGACATGATGGTGCGCCTGCGCAAGAAGCCGTCCGAACTGATTGAGTTACTCTTCGCCAAGGTCGGCGCGCACTACTATGACCGCGTGGATACGACCTTCCCGGCCGAGCAGCGCGAGGCGATCCAGGCACGCATCCTGGGCGCGAAGCCGGCCGAAATCGGCGGGCTGGCCGTGACCGGCCTCGACACGACCGACGGCTACAAGTTCTTTATGGACGGCGGCGACTGGCTGCTGGTGCGCTTCTCCGGCACGGAGCCGATCATGCGCTTCTACACGGAGACGACGCGCGCCGACAAGGTGCAGCCGATCCTGCAGGCCGGGCTGCGGCTGGCCGGGTTCTAGCATTAGCGGAGGACGCATGGCGAAAATAACAACTTGGGCCATTGAGCCGTTGGCCATCAGCGACTATCTGATGGTGGAAGATGGCCTCCTGCGCATTAGGGGGCGTCGCATCGGTATTGAGGATGTCATACGCTATTTCGATGAAGGCTTCTCACCCGAGGAGATTTCGCGCGCGCTATCGGGCCTGGATCTGGAAGTTGTGTACGCTCTGATTGCCTACTATTTGCACCACCGGGCGGCGCTTGATGACTACATCGCCAATCTGGAAAGCGAAGCCGCGCAGTCGCGTGCTCAATGGGCGCAAAGACGCACGCCACCTTCGTTGAAAGTCGAATCCATCTTGCGCGAGCGAGGCATTTACCGGAGTTGATTGGCGTGAAGATCGCGTATCTGTTTGATGAGAACATGAATCCGCGTTTCCGAACGACTGTATTCCGGTATTACCCTGAAATCGATGTGCAACAAATTGGCGAAGAGCGAGCACCTGCGCTTGGGACATCGGATTCCGAGATATTGCATTATCTCGAACGATCTCGTCGTGTGTTGGTGACCGACAATCGCAAAAGCATGCCGGCTCACATCGACGCGCATTTGCGAACGGGGCACCATCATTGGGGCATATTCGTAGTCAGTAAGCATGCGCCGTTCAAGTCGTTGGCTGACGCTTTAGACTCTATCTGAAATAGCGACGTAGCATCGTAAGCCTGTCGAAGCATGCGGTCAAAGCACTGGTACTAGCCACTTTTCCGCATGCTCCGACAAGCTCAGAATGGTGGATCCCTTATTTCGAATAGAGTCTTTTGTACGTGTACTGGGATTCCACGGACGCGGAGCAATGGCTTGATGTTATGGAGTGGATACCCGTGTAGCCATGCTGTTCGACTCGCACTGCCACTTGCAGGCCGACGCGTTCGAGGGCGAGGTCGCCGAGGTCATCGCGCGGGCGCAGGACGCGGGCGTCACCCGCATGGCGGTCATCGGCTGGGATCTGGCGAGCAGCGCGGCCGCCCTGCGGCTGGCCGAGCAGTATGACGGCGTGATCGCCACGGCGGGCATTGCGCCGCACGACGAGACGCGCTGGAACGACTCGACGCGCGACGCGCTGCGCGAATTGGCGCAACACCCGCGCTGTGCGGCGATTGGCGAGTGCGGGCTGGATTTCCATTATAATACGTGGCCGCGTGATGTGCAGCGTGCGGTGTTCGAGCAGCAACTGGCGCTGGCGGCGGAACTGGGCAAACCGGTGGTCGTGCATTGCCGCGATGCGCAGGCGGAGACGCTGGACGTTCTGCACCGTCACGCGGCGGCCGCGCCGCGCCGGCCGGCCGGCGTGATGCACTGCTACTCCGGCGATGCGGCCACTGCGCAGGAATGCGTCGCGCTCGGCTTTCTGGTGTCGATTGCCGGCCCGGTCACGTACCGCAATCCGCGCGAATTGCCGGGTGTGGCCCGCGCCGTGCCGCTCGACGCGCTGCTGGTCGAGACCGACGCGCCGTTTCTGGCACCGCAGTCGAAGCGCGGTAAGCGCAACGAGCCGGCGTACGTGCGCGAGGTCGCGCAGAAGGTCGCCGAGCTGCGCGGCGAGCCGCTGGAGACGATTGCGGCGGCGTTGAGCCGCAACGCGGCCCGGCTATTCGGCCTGGACGGCGCGTGACGAATGTGCCGGCGCGCGCCGGACGTATCTATCGTTGGAACTGAACGCAAGATGTGAAGTTGGCCCTGATGAATATCCTTGGAATCCTGGAACCGCTGCGCGACGATCTCGTGCTCGTCGAGCGCAAGATGCGCGGCGCGCTTGACGTCGAGCATCCAACGCTGGCCGAATTGCTCACCTACGTGATTGACCACGGCGGCAAGCGCGTGCGCCCCGCGCTGGTCATCACGGCCAGCCAGTTCTACCCCGTGCCCGACCAGGACAAAGTCATTCAGGCCGCGGCCGCCATCGAGTTGCTGCACACGGCGTCGCTGGTACACGACGACTTGGTGGACAACGCCATGCTGCGGCGCGGCAACCCGACCCTGAACACGCACTGGGGCGGCGGCACGACCGTGCTGATCGGCGACTACCTGCTGGCGCGCTCGGCGTGGCTGGCGTCGTATACGCGCAACCTGCGCCTGATCGAGAAGTTCTCCGATACGCTGGTGGTGATCGTGGATGGCGAACTGCGCGAGGTGTTCAAAGCCGCGCCGATCTTCAGCCGCGATGACTACAACCACCGCATCTATGCCAAGACCGCGTCGCTGTTTGCCGTTTCCGCCGAGGCCGGCGCCATGCTCAGCCAGGCGCCCGACGCGCATATCGAGGCGCTGCGCAACTACGGCTGCTATGTCGGCATGGCGTTCCAGATCGTCGATGACATCCTGGACTTCACCGGCAAGGAAGGCACGGTCGGCAAGACGCTCGGCAACGACCTGCGCCAGAACGTCGTCACGCTGCCGCTGATCTGCTGGCACGAGCGCAATCCGGGCGACGAGCGCATCGAGCGCATCATCCGGCGCGACGGCGATCGCGAGAGCCTCCTGCAGGCCGTAGTGCGCGACGTGGCCGGGTCGCCGGCCATCGAAGCCGCCTTCGACGAGGCGCGCGCCTATGTCGACAAGGCCAAGGTGGTGCTCGACGGCCTGCCCGAAAGCCCTTCCAAAGGGTTGATGCGCGATCTCGCCGATTTTGTGGTCGAGCGCAAATCCTAGCAAACCCCGGCCGGAAGTGGCGCAGTACAGCCCGCTTCCGGCTTTTTGTTTATGCCTGCCGTGACGCTCTCCGTCATTATCGTCAACTGGAATGTCCGCGAGTTGCTGCGCGCCTGCCTGCTTTCGGTGCAGCGCGCGGGACGCGCGCTGGCGCTGGAAATCATCGTCGTGGACAACGCCTCGGCGGATGGCAGCGCGGAGATGGTGCGGCGGGCGTTCCCGGCGGTGCGCCTGATCGCGTGCGATACCAACGCGGGTTTCAGCGCCGGACAGAACATCGGGCTGGCGGCGGCCACCGGCGCGTACCTGCTCTGCCTCAACCCGGATACGGAGATCGTGGGCGACGCCCTGCGCGTCATGCTGGACACTATGCAGGCGCACTCGGATGTCGGCGTGGCCGGCCCGCGCCTGTGTTACGGCGACGGCTCAGTGCAGTCCTCGCGGCGGCGTTTCCCGACGTTTGCCACCGCGTTGCTGGAAAGCACCGTCGTGCAGCAGTGGTTCCCCCGCAACCGCGTGCTCGACCGCTACTATGTGGCCGACCGGCCGGATGATGCCGAACAGGACGTGGACTGGCTGAACGGTGCGTGCCTGCTGGTGCGCCGCGCGGTATATGCGCAGGTCGGCGGCTTCGACGAGGGCTTCTTCATGTACTCGGAGGAGCTCGATTGGCAGAAACGCATCAAAGACGCCGGCTGGCGCATCGTCTATCTGCCGCAAGCGGAGGTGATACACTATGAGGGCAAGAGCAGCGAACAGGTGGTACCGCTGCGGCATATCCGCTTCCAGCGCTCGAAGATTCGCTACTTCCGCAAGCACCACGGGCGTTTTCAGGCGGTGTGCCTGCGCATATTCCTGCTGTTGACGTACGTCTGGCAGTTGCTGGCAGAGGGCGCAAAGTGGCTGGTCGGGCACAAGCGCCCGCTGCGCCGCGAACGAGTAGCGGCCTACTGGCAGGTCTTTCTGGCTCTGGCACGGTAAGCGATGCGCATTGCACTGGTCAGCGGCGAGTTCCCGCCGATGCAGGGCGGGGTCGGCGATTACACACGCGAGATGGCGCGCGAGTTTGCGCGGCGCGGCCTGGAGGTGTGCGTCGTCGCGCCGACCGCAGCGGCGGCGGACGTGCACACCGAGGCATACAGCGTGCGGGGGGCGCGCTTCGGGCGCTGGCGCTCGCTAATCCGCCTTGACGAGGCCACGCGCACCTGCGATGTCGTGCAGATCCAGTACCAGGCCGCCGCGTACGGCATGACGCCGCCGATCCATTTTGCTCCGCGCTTCCTCCGCGCGCGCCCCCCCGGTCGCAAAGTGCTGCTCACCTTTCACGATCTCAAGGTGCCGTATCTGTTCCCGAAGGCCGGGCCGCTTCGCTGGCGAGCTTTGCAGATGATGGCGCGCGCCGCCCACGCGGTGGTCGTGACGAACCAGGCCGATGAGCAGACGCTGGCCGCGGGCTGGCCAGCCGACGTGCCGCTGCGCTTCATCCCGATCGGCAGCAACATCGATGCGGAAGCCGGCGGCGACCGCGCGTCGTCCCGCGCCGCGCTGGGCGTCGCGGATGGCGAGATTCTGCTCTGCTACTTCGGCTTCCTGAATGCCAGCAAGGGCGGCGAAACGCTGATGCGCGCTTTTGGCCGACTCTGCCGCGATGGGCATCCGGTGCGCCTGCTGATGCTCGGCGGTGAGGTTGGCACGAGCGACCCGACGAACCGCGC from the Chloroflexota bacterium genome contains:
- a CDS encoding putative DNA modification/repair radical SAM protein, which encodes MQRPDGKRLTVLKTMLSSFCARNCYYCPWRRGRDLPRTQFAPEELAAAFVQMHTRRLVEGLFLSSGVHGRSAWTMDRLIATTEILRRKHHFSGYVHLKIMPGADEASVEAAMQYADRISINLEAPTPERLARLAPEKNLYADLEPTLYWANQINARRRARGLKAVSTTTQFVVGATGETDREIVGTVGRLAREARLSRAYYSAFHPVADTPLDGLPAEDPRREHRLYQADFLMRQYGFAAGELEFDEAGNLPRHTDPKLMHALRHPERFPLEINRATRDELLRVPGIGPLSADRILQLRRAGALRDIRALERIGMATRRAAPFILLNGRRPTQQLPLF
- a CDS encoding GDP-mannose 4,6-dehydratase, which produces MRVLVTVAAGFAGSHLTEKLLADRDVEVWGTYHHAKPAPDAAPGLHSVECDVRDGAVVRALLADLRPNWIFHMAGQSDVGGSWAMAWQTIEANVRGQLNIFEAMVQASLDAKVLVVGSNNEYGMVGPDDLPIDEDTPLRPDTPYGVSKVAQDLLGLQFYLSHRLHAVRVRSFNYIGPRQSSKFVTAAFARQIAEIEAGLRDPVIHVGNLSAERDFTDVRDMVRAYRLALERGLDGEVYNVGSGRSVPIQRLLDILLGQARRAIAVRPDPARMRPSDVPRSVADVSRFRQATGWEPRIPLEQTLHDILEYWRAYVTPVRAADSRLPVTR
- the gmd gene encoding GDP-mannose 4,6-dehydratase, which codes for MNKTALITGITGQDGSYLADLLLQKNYHVIGMVRRTSTINFDRIKHIQNQLELVQGDLLDQSSLMEILREFQPQEVYNLAAQSFVPTSWKQPVLTGEFTALGVTRILEAVRAVNPGLRFYQASSSEMFGKVQEVPQVETTSFYPRSPYGVAKVYGHWITVNYRESYGLHASSGILFNHESPRRGLEFVTHKITHAVARIKLGLQKDLHLGNLEARRDWGFAGDYVEAMWLMLQQAEPDDYVIATGETHSVREFAEIAFNHVGHDYRDHVVVDQKFFRPAEVDLLVGNPAKAHAKLGWEPQVNFKELVQMMVEADLDALKNGREV
- a CDS encoding phosphoglucomutase/phosphomannomutase family protein, yielding MGTKILFGTDGWRGVIADDYTFENVRRCAQGFASYLLSLGNAGAWVVVGHDKRFASEHFAAACAEVLAGNGLHVWLTDGATPTPVIAYAVLDKQAAGAINITASHNPPADNGFKVRDHRGGAIDPDGLKRIEALIPDDTSAVKRVAYADAEAQGLARKFDASVAYITHLKDLIDLEPIKQAGLKIVVDAMWGNGAGWFPRLIGGGRTQIIEIHNTRNPSFPEMKRPEPIQPNVDVGLATTKANNADVCIITDGDADRLGVGDEHGAFINQLRVYGLLALYLLEARGQRGAIVKTLSTTSMLDKLGALYGVPVHTTGVGFKYVAPKMLETDALIGGEESGGYAFRGHCPERDGILAGLYILDMMVRLRKKPSELIELLFAKVGAHYYDRVDTTFPAEQREAIQARILGAKPAEIGGLAVTGLDTTDGYKFFMDGGDWLLVRFSGTEPIMRFYTETTRADKVQPILQAGLRLAGF
- a CDS encoding DUF433 domain-containing protein, with the translated sequence MAKITTWAIEPLAISDYLMVEDGLLRIRGRRIGIEDVIRYFDEGFSPEEISRALSGLDLEVVYALIAYYLHHRAALDDYIANLESEAAQSRAQWAQRRTPPSLKVESILRERGIYRS
- a CDS encoding DUF5615 family PIN-like protein, coding for MKIAYLFDENMNPRFRTTVFRYYPEIDVQQIGEERAPALGTSDSEILHYLERSRRVLVTDNRKSMPAHIDAHLRTGHHHWGIFVVSKHAPFKSLADALDSI
- a CDS encoding TatD family hydrolase gives rise to the protein MDTRVAMLFDSHCHLQADAFEGEVAEVIARAQDAGVTRMAVIGWDLASSAAALRLAEQYDGVIATAGIAPHDETRWNDSTRDALRELAQHPRCAAIGECGLDFHYNTWPRDVQRAVFEQQLALAAELGKPVVVHCRDAQAETLDVLHRHAAAAPRRPAGVMHCYSGDAATAQECVALGFLVSIAGPVTYRNPRELPGVARAVPLDALLVETDAPFLAPQSKRGKRNEPAYVREVAQKVAELRGEPLETIAAALSRNAARLFGLDGA
- a CDS encoding polyprenyl synthetase family protein, coding for MNILGILEPLRDDLVLVERKMRGALDVEHPTLAELLTYVIDHGGKRVRPALVITASQFYPVPDQDKVIQAAAAIELLHTASLVHDDLVDNAMLRRGNPTLNTHWGGGTTVLIGDYLLARSAWLASYTRNLRLIEKFSDTLVVIVDGELREVFKAAPIFSRDDYNHRIYAKTASLFAVSAEAGAMLSQAPDAHIEALRNYGCYVGMAFQIVDDILDFTGKEGTVGKTLGNDLRQNVVTLPLICWHERNPGDERIERIIRRDGDRESLLQAVVRDVAGSPAIEAAFDEARAYVDKAKVVLDGLPESPSKGLMRDLADFVVERKS
- a CDS encoding glycosyltransferase family 2 protein, which gives rise to MPAVTLSVIIVNWNVRELLRACLLSVQRAGRALALEIIVVDNASADGSAEMVRRAFPAVRLIACDTNAGFSAGQNIGLAAATGAYLLCLNPDTEIVGDALRVMLDTMQAHSDVGVAGPRLCYGDGSVQSSRRRFPTFATALLESTVVQQWFPRNRVLDRYYVADRPDDAEQDVDWLNGACLLVRRAVYAQVGGFDEGFFMYSEELDWQKRIKDAGWRIVYLPQAEVIHYEGKSSEQVVPLRHIRFQRSKIRYFRKHHGRFQAVCLRIFLLLTYVWQLLAEGAKWLVGHKRPLRRERVAAYWQVFLALAR
- a CDS encoding glycosyltransferase family 4 protein, whose product is MRIALVSGEFPPMQGGVGDYTREMAREFARRGLEVCVVAPTAAAADVHTEAYSVRGARFGRWRSLIRLDEATRTCDVVQIQYQAAAYGMTPPIHFAPRFLRARPPGRKVLLTFHDLKVPYLFPKAGPLRWRALQMMARAAHAVVVTNQADEQTLAAGWPADVPLRFIPIGSNIDAEAGGDRASSRAALGVADGEILLCYFGFLNASKGGETLMRAFGRLCRDGHPVRLLMLGGEVGTSDPTNRAYATKVKGLLDQLGVGGRVIWAGYRPPAEISALWRASDIAVLPYADGASLRRGTLMAALAHGMPIVSTTPVVAVAQLRDGENIALAPPDDDEALAARVARLIASPEARAQLARGAYALAQEFTWPRIVDRHLELYRTLGVAL